Proteins from one Fragaria vesca subsp. vesca linkage group LG6, FraVesHawaii_1.0, whole genome shotgun sequence genomic window:
- the LOC101293601 gene encoding receptor-like protein 12-like — translation MKTDPLHFFLFFVSLCVSIIINPVVHSKCIPDQQQSLLHFKSDLLFNASLSSKLITWNSSTDCCSWVGVTCSTNDSVLGLDISSESISGGIDNSSSLFHLQNLQSLNLADNYLGNDSQSIPSAFGKLMNLRINPEVDSKPYAIG, via the exons ATGAAAACTGATCCGCTTCATTTCTTCCTTTTCTTTGTCTCGCTCTGTGTTAGTATCATCATCAATCCTGTAGTCCATAGCAAGTGTATACCAGACCAGCAACAATCATTGCTCCATTTCAAGAGCGACCTCCTATTTAATGCCTCTCTTTCCTCCAAGCTTATTACCTGGAACTCAAGTACCGATTGTTGTTCTTGGGTCGGCGTTACTTGCAGCACCAATGACAGTGTTCTGGGCCTTGACATCAGCAGTGAATCTATCTCAGGTGGTATTGACAATTCTAGCAGCCTCTTCCATCTTCAAAATCTTCAAAGCCTCAATTTGGCAGACAACTACCTTGGCAACGACTCTCAATCAATTCCATCAGCATTCGGGAAGCTCATGAACTTGAG GATCAATCCCGAAGTCGATAGCAAACCTTACGCAATTGGTTGA